Proteins from one Streptomyces sp. NBC_00390 genomic window:
- a CDS encoding thiolase family protein, producing the protein MPRTVRDVVFVDGVRTPFGKAGPKGIYHETRADDLVVKAIRELLRRNPGLDPAKIDEVAIAATTQIGDQGLTLGRTAGILAGLPQSVPGYSIDRMCAGALTAVTSVAGSIAFGAYDAVIAGGVEHMGRHPMGEGVDPNPRFVSEKLVDESALFMGMTAENLHDRYPQITKQRTDEYAVRSQEKAAKAYADGKIQQDLVPVSVRRTNPEAGETGWGLVTADEPMRPGTTLESLAGLKTPFRVHGRVTAGNAAGLNDGATASIIASEDFARENNLPVKMRLVSYAFAGVEPEVMGYGPIPSTEKALAQAGLTIEDINLFEINEAFAVQVLAFLDHYGIADDDPRVNQYGGAIAYGHPLASSGVRLMTQLARQFEEQPEVRYGLTTMCVGFGMGATVIWENPHFDGGNK; encoded by the coding sequence GGACGTCGTCTTCGTCGACGGCGTCCGCACCCCGTTCGGCAAGGCGGGCCCGAAGGGCATCTACCACGAGACCCGCGCCGACGACCTCGTCGTGAAGGCGATCCGGGAGCTGCTGCGCCGCAACCCGGGTCTCGACCCCGCCAAGATCGACGAGGTCGCCATCGCCGCGACCACCCAGATCGGTGACCAGGGTCTGACCCTCGGCCGCACCGCGGGCATCCTCGCCGGTCTGCCGCAGTCCGTTCCCGGCTACTCCATCGACCGCATGTGCGCCGGTGCCCTGACCGCCGTCACCTCGGTCGCCGGTTCGATCGCCTTCGGTGCGTACGACGCCGTGATCGCCGGTGGTGTCGAGCACATGGGCCGTCACCCCATGGGTGAGGGTGTCGACCCGAACCCGCGCTTCGTGTCGGAGAAGCTCGTCGACGAGTCCGCCCTCTTCATGGGTATGACCGCCGAGAACCTGCACGACCGTTACCCGCAGATCACCAAGCAGCGCACCGACGAGTACGCCGTGCGCTCGCAGGAGAAGGCCGCCAAGGCGTACGCCGACGGCAAGATCCAGCAGGACCTGGTGCCGGTCTCCGTCCGCCGTACCAACCCCGAGGCCGGGGAGACCGGCTGGGGCCTGGTCACCGCCGACGAGCCGATGCGCCCGGGCACCACGCTGGAGTCCCTCGCGGGTCTGAAGACGCCGTTCCGTGTGCACGGCCGCGTCACCGCGGGCAACGCCGCCGGTCTCAACGACGGTGCCACCGCGTCGATCATCGCCTCCGAGGACTTCGCCCGGGAGAACAACCTCCCGGTCAAGATGCGCCTGGTCTCGTACGCCTTCGCCGGCGTCGAGCCCGAGGTCATGGGCTACGGCCCGATCCCCTCGACCGAGAAGGCTCTCGCCCAGGCGGGCCTCACGATCGAGGACATCAACCTCTTCGAGATCAACGAGGCCTTCGCCGTGCAGGTGCTGGCCTTCCTCGACCACTACGGCATCGCCGACGACGACCCGCGCGTCAACCAGTACGGCGGCGCCATCGCCTACGGCCACCCGCTGGCCTCCTCGGGTGTGCGTCTGATGACGCAGCTGGCCCGCCAGTTCGAGGAGCAGCCGGAGGTCCGCTACGGCCTCACCACGATGTGCGTCGGCTTCGGCATGGGCGCCACCGTGATCTGGGAGAACCCGCACTTCGACGGAGGCAACAAGTGA